In Gossypium raimondii isolate GPD5lz chromosome 12, ASM2569854v1, whole genome shotgun sequence, a single window of DNA contains:
- the LOC105763487 gene encoding ACT domain-containing protein ACR8 isoform X2, translating to MNLTITKAYISSDGGWFMDVFNVVDNDGNKIRDKEVMDYIQSVPAVYEEMILSGCTPDRKARAMLRSALRYMKQAVKSLLTIPIWLKQVMTEQIVV from the exons ATGAATCTTACAATAACAAAGGCATACATATCATCTGATGGAGGATGGTTTATGGATG TCTTTAATGTTGTTGACAATGACGGCAACAAAATTAGAGATAAGGAAGTTATGGACTATATTCAGAGT GTCCCAGCTGTATATGAAGAGATGATTTTGTCTGGTTGCACTCCTGATAGGAAAGCTAGGGCAATGTTGCGGTCTGCTCTGAGATACATGAAGCAGGCAGTGAAGTCATTGTTGACAATCCCCATATGGCTAAAGCAAGTCATGACTGAACAAATTGTTGTTTGA
- the LOC105763487 gene encoding EPIDERMAL PATTERNING FACTOR-like protein 2 isoform X1: MFYSHGFVLCQRHRYLFLIFLLILSTTQVRYKAEGRPNPKSDTFSKKVNEEKKILSAQIGSRPPRCDRRCSSCGHCEAIQVPTNPQVRNGNKNFSTLLFGVAYARRVDNSNYKPMSWKCKCGNVIFNP; this comes from the exons ATGTTTTATAGCCACGGTTTCGTACTTTGCCAAAGACATCGCTaccttttccttatttttctcttgattttaaGCACAACCCAAGTTAGATACAAAGCTGAAG gTAGACCAAACCCCAAATCTGATACCTTTTCCAAG AAagtaaatgaagaaaagaaaatattgagcGCTCAGATAGGGTCAAGGCCGCCAAGGTGTGATAGAAGATGCAGTTCATGCGGGCATTGTGAAGCCATTCAAGTGCCTACAAATCCGCAAGTCAGAAATGGGAACAAGAATTTCTCAACGTTACTCTTTGGTGTTGCTTACGCAAGAAGAGTTGATAACTCCAACTACAAGCCCATGAGTTGGAAATGCAAATGTGGGAACGTCATATTCAATCCCTGA